The stretch of DNA AAGGAAAAAGACCCTTCATTCCACAATCAAATTGGTAAGTCCTTTCAAATTGACTGGAATCTAAGTGATGAAATCCTATATCATGATTCCTATCAAAAAAAAGATGTACCATTACCCTTCAAGGAAACGGAATATGAATATCTTGTTGAGGGGAAGAAGAACTCCCCCTTACAAAAATACATTCGTTTTAAAATTGAGAATGTCCATTTGCTTGTAAGTGAAATGAAAGTTGGGTTTCTCGTTTATGATTTAAAGGTTATTGAATTATACGAAATCAAGAATGGTGAGAAGGAGTCTCTTACACAAACTGTTGAGAATTATGAATGGGCGATGTATTATTTGCGTAAGCTGCAGATTGCCAATAAGGGATTTTTGGTTGCTGCTATCCAAGATCCTGAACAGGTTCTTCGAAGGAAAGAATACTTTATGCGTAGAGATGCAGCCATTCAAAACAATGAACACTTTACTGAGGAGGAACCCGCCAAACCAACCTTGGTTCCTATAAAAGTAAAATGGACAGACTTAACAAACGGTCTCTTAAAAGAACTTGGTGAAGTACATAGTTTTACGAATCAGAAAAAGGTTGGTCACCATGCATTATTATATACATCAACATTCATTCAACCTCCTGAAGAAATAGACGCAACCGCAGGAACACGTAAGAATTTTGAATTAATGATTGCAAATAAAGTTTACAAAATTAGTCACGGCTACCGGGAGACGTATTATAAAGATGTAAAAGTCGAGGATATTCTACGTCCGTTTGACAATATTATGTGGAATTTTTCGTCTGAAGGCGCATCAAACATTGTTTATACAATTAAAGATGAACAAGCGATGAAATTTTTTGACGGTTCTTTTAAAACGAAACGTGAAACGAATTTTTACTTTATGTACGTTTTGGGATTGCTTCAAAAGTATAGTCTTCTTTATTTCACAATCCGCTCAACAGATATACTGTTCCAGTCTTCTGTCTATTCAGGTGAGGAACTTAATAAGGAAGAACGAGATAAAGAGCTAAAACGCACACGTGATTTTTATGCAGAAACATTAAAATTCACCGTTCATGGTTACTATGAACAAGTATCCTACCATAGTCATTACAACGAAATATATGTACAGCTTATTAAGGCACTTCGGATACCAGAAATGCAGCAAGAACTATCGCCTAAAGCAGAAGCTTTCCATCAAGTAATTGAATCCCTAGTGTATGAACAAGAGATGAAGGAGAAAGAATCGGCAAGAGAGGAACAGGAAAAGCAAAATAATATCTTTCAAACAATCACGTTTTTCCTATTGCCTGCATCCATTGCGACTGGAATTTTAGGGATGAATGTTCCTCTTATTACAAATAGTAATAACTTCTATCTTGGCTATGTGGTATTTGGCGTAACATTGCTTACAATATTATTATTAATTCTTCTAAATAAGAATAAATCCATTTCAGCAAGAACCATTGCCGTTGCTTCCGCAGTATTCCTAAGTATAATCATTCTGTTGGATATAAAGTATGATTTTCCAAAACAGGATGAAGAAACAGAGCAAATTAAGATAGAGGAACAGTCTAATGAGTCTAATCAAGATGCAAAGCCTGGGTCCGATAAAGAGTAGTTGATAAGGAGTAGTTGGACGATCTTTAGGGTTTAACCTTAAAAAATCTAAAAAAAAGCCCCAAACCCTCATTTTCAAGGTTCTGGAGCTTTTCTTTCCTTAATTAGAAACTGTTTTATTTGTCATGTTATTGGTTTGGTGAATGATCAGTGCTGCAATTCCTTGAATGATCGTTTTAACAATGACTTGACCTAAGATTGCTGCTGGTACGGCTTCCCATGGTAGAAAGTTTGCACCTAGCGGGCTTAGACCAATCACGACGAAAATCGCAGAATCAAGTAAACCACCGACGATTCCACTATACAGAACGCGCAAACTCATTGGCAGGTTTAATCTTGTATAAATCTCTGTATCGGTTGTTTCAGCAATCGCAAATGAGATGGCGGATGCCAATACGATGATTAATGTATCCCCTAATAAAGCAGAAACAACTGCTGATAAAAATAACGCTGTTCCAATGAACATATACGTTTTCTTTCTTCCGTATTTGTTCTGAACCAAGTCACGGAAGATAAATGTTGCTCCGATAAGCAATGTTCCCATTGGAACAATGAATACACCTAGTGTTAATGGTGCAAATGCCGCCGTTACAACGTTCGCGGCGATTATTGAAATTAAATATAAAAGAATTCTCATTTTTTCCCCCTGCTTTCTATTTCCTTTTTGCTTATTTTGCTTTTAGATATTCATCCAGCCCTCTTTTTCTTAAGACACAAGCTGGGCATTCGCCACAACCATCGGCAATGATTCCGTTATAGCATGTTAATGTTTTTTCTCGTACGTATTCAAATGCCCCTAATTCATCTGCTAATCCCCATGTTTCTGCTTTGTCTAACCACATTAATGGGGTATGAATCACGAATTGGTCGTCCATTGATAGATTTAGGGTAACATTCAACGATTTGATAAAGACATCACGACAATCTGGGTAGCCGCTGAAATCTGTTTCACAAACACCGGTAATTAAATGCTTTGCACCAATCTGACGTGCCAAAACGCCAGCAAACGTTAGAAATAATAGGTTTCTTCCTGGGACAAAGGTGGATGGAAGTTCCCCCTCCCCGCCGTCAGTTACTTCAATATCCGAACGAGTTAATGCATTCGGAGCCAGTTGATTTAACAACGACATGTCTAAAATATGGTGTTTGACACCAAGTTCATTGGCAATATCCTTCGCACATTCAATCTCTAGACTGTGTCTTTGATTGTAGTCGAATGTAACAGCTTCTACTTCTTTAAAGTTTTTTAACGCCCAAAATAAACAAGTGGTGCTATCCTGCCCGCCACTAAACACCACAATTGCTTTTTCATCTCTTAACATCTTAAGTAAACCCCTTTCTAAATAGGAAAAAACAGCACCCCAAGATAGAAGTGCTGCTTCTTCTTAGTTTTTTTACCGAGGGGTGCTACAACCTCCACCGCTAATTGCGGAATTTTTTATATTTGATTAGTAGATTCAATAAAAAGCAATAGGTATAAATTATACCGTATTTCGTGGTAATTTCCAATGGATAAAGAATGGAATTAAAATGCCCCCTGTGGAGGGAGCGGTTTCGACATCATTCAATGATAAATGTTTCATATAAATTTGCTATCAAGTTATCTGCTTTTTCACGATCGGGATGATTACGGAAACTGATACGCAGTACTCCATATATATCTTCACGACTTTCAATAATTTC from Neobacillus sp. CF12 encodes:
- the queC gene encoding 7-cyano-7-deazaguanine synthase QueC encodes the protein MLRDEKAIVVFSGGQDSTTCLFWALKNFKEVEAVTFDYNQRHSLEIECAKDIANELGVKHHILDMSLLNQLAPNALTRSDIEVTDGGEGELPSTFVPGRNLLFLTFAGVLARQIGAKHLITGVCETDFSGYPDCRDVFIKSLNVTLNLSMDDQFVIHTPLMWLDKAETWGLADELGAFEYVREKTLTCYNGIIADGCGECPACVLRKRGLDEYLKAK
- a CDS encoding VUT family protein, with protein sequence MRILLYLISIIAANVVTAAFAPLTLGVFIVPMGTLLIGATFIFRDLVQNKYGRKKTYMFIGTALFLSAVVSALLGDTLIIVLASAISFAIAETTDTEIYTRLNLPMSLRVLYSGIVGGLLDSAIFVVIGLSPLGANFLPWEAVPAAILGQVIVKTIIQGIAALIIHQTNNMTNKTVSN
- a CDS encoding CorA family divalent cation transporter, which gives rise to MQDVLLIEDSSITYRIEPFYFEKGFSEIHNPIGFRPLTFTKEMFYDHIDNLMFLKEKDPSFHNQIGKSFQIDWNLSDEILYHDSYQKKDVPLPFKETEYEYLVEGKKNSPLQKYIRFKIENVHLLVSEMKVGFLVYDLKVIELYEIKNGEKESLTQTVENYEWAMYYLRKLQIANKGFLVAAIQDPEQVLRRKEYFMRRDAAIQNNEHFTEEEPAKPTLVPIKVKWTDLTNGLLKELGEVHSFTNQKKVGHHALLYTSTFIQPPEEIDATAGTRKNFELMIANKVYKISHGYRETYYKDVKVEDILRPFDNIMWNFSSEGASNIVYTIKDEQAMKFFDGSFKTKRETNFYFMYVLGLLQKYSLLYFTIRSTDILFQSSVYSGEELNKEERDKELKRTRDFYAETLKFTVHGYYEQVSYHSHYNEIYVQLIKALRIPEMQQELSPKAEAFHQVIESLVYEQEMKEKESAREEQEKQNNIFQTITFFLLPASIATGILGMNVPLITNSNNFYLGYVVFGVTLLTILLLILLNKNKSISARTIAVASAVFLSIIILLDIKYDFPKQDEETEQIKIEEQSNESNQDAKPGSDKE